The Labilibaculum sp. sequence GGGGTTTGGGGTAATAAAACTTTAAAATACCCCTCTGTCCTTCGGACATCTCCCCTTAAAGGGAGAACACTCAACAATTGCAATTATGCAGTTCCTTTCTTCTTTAGTAAGTCATTCAACTCACCCATTGGTGTTACAATATCTGATTCGTGGTAAAATTCCGATCTGTCGATTATTTCTCCTGCAAAAATGATGATTAAAGAAATTGGTAAAATCTTCACGATTTCAAGATCCAATAAAATATAGGACAGTAATAAACAAAGAATTCTCACCAATGAAAGAACAGGAAAATACCTGATTCCCTTTTTTTTCAGTGCCACTTTTCGCCAAATATACAAACACCCTTTTGCCAGAATTATTAACTCGATCAGGATAGGTATAGCTACCAGCCACGCAAAAAACAAAATAGCTGTTGTACTCACCATTCCCGAATGCAAAACAAATCCATCTTTTCGCTTGAGGAATTTGTAGACCCTATCTACCGAGATCAGACTGAAAATTCCAAAAGCCATGGCTGTATAACCTATCATCTGATTTTGGGTGATGATTTGCAGACCTGTACATCCAAGAAATGCCGAGAACGAGAAAATTTCACGACTCAGCCACGATCCTTTCAGATTTAAAATGAATCGCCACATGCGTAATTTTTTACCAATGTGCAGAGATGTCAGTGCAATTGCCAGTACAGAGACAATCGCAAAAGGAATCAATGACATTTCAACTTTTCCAAATAGGTGTGCTGCCTGCCAACTTACCAATCCGGCAACAGCCAAAGTAAAAAGCACCAAGGTCCATTCTTTATCGAGAGAAACTTTCGATTCCGCTTTTGGCAGATAGCTTTCCAACTTCTCACTACTAATTGCCACCGCATCTAAATTTTCGATGGCTGGTGTTGTATGCTCATCGCGCAAGGGAATCATCTGAATGGATGGTTTGATACCAATGTTGACAAAACCCGGGGTGATATAATCTTCTTCAGTTATTTCTTTCTGTCCGAATTCCAAAGCGCCAACCGGACAGGCCTCAACGCAGGCCGGGCGTTTCCCCTCAGAGATTCGATCGACACAAAAATTGCATTTCTCAACAATCTGAGTGTTTTTATTAAATTTTGGTGCGTCGTACGGACAAGCCCAAGTGCAGTATTTACATCCAATACAAGCTTCGGCATGATGAATAATGGCTCCTGTTTTTTCATCGCGTGTATATGCCAGCGCCGGACAATTTTTCATGCAGGGAGCTTCTTCGCAATGATTACAAGCCAACGAAAAGTGAAAGACCGGCAAGCTGGGATGCTTCAAACTGTTGTGGCAGTTTACCTCCCGCCAATTCACCTGTAAATCAGTACCGTTCTCGATACTGCAGCCGGCAACACAAGCCATACAGCCAACACATTTATTCGTGTTAAATATGAATGCATTTTTATTCACGTTCCTTTAAAATTAGTTCTTAAAGTTGACTTACAAGTCAAACTTATAATTTGTTTATCCTCAATCCGGATCGGCAAATCCCGCGATAACTTTTCTAGATTACTGATAATCTTTTCTTTTTAAGCTTTGATATATTATCAATATTGTCCTATTTCTTTTTTGTATTGGGCTATCCGCCCAAAGCCGACTTCATTTTTTGTCTTAATACAAAAAACGGAAGCAAAAAAACAAGTCCAAAATTTTAATTTTCACCTTAACTTCTCCTAAATCAAAACTAGCTACACCATTAGTAAAAGCAGCAAGAACAACTAATAATTCTTAATTCTCTTAATATCTACCCACGTATTGTGAAAGGCCGTTCCGTGCCCAATATCTGTTTCTTTTCCTGTGGTGAATAGGTTTGGTGCGGCACCATTTATGGCCCAATGTCCGTTGGTGAGAACCACATTTCCCTGTCGCAAACCCAAATCGAATTGCACTCTTACTTCTGCTTTTCCCTGATGATTGTAAATCTCAACCTTTTCCTTGTTTGCAATTCCTTTTGCTTCGGCATCCAGCGGATGAACGTACAAATAAGCTTCCGGTTCGAATTGTTTGATGACCTCCAAATTTCCAAACTGAGAGTGAATTCTGTTCTTGGAATTGGGTGAAATCAACTGCAAAGGAAACTCCTTTTGAACCGGCAAGGGCACATATTCCGGCAGTGGATCGATTCCCCAAAGCTCCTTGGCTCGTTCGCTGTACAATTCTATTTTACCCGATGGAGTCGGGAACTGATGATCTGCAAAGGGAATCTCCTCGAAAGAATTGGCCAATTGCGGCCCCTTTTTCAATGCCTCTAAACTCAATTCCGGAAAATTGGTTAAAAATCCATTCAAATATTCTTCAATGGCTTCATCCGTTGGTTCCGGGATATTTTTGCTGATTGCCGCCTCATCCATTCCCAAACGCTTGGCCAACAGGTAATAGATTTCTGTTTCGGGCTTCACTTCTCCGGCAGGCTCCAGTACTTTTTGTTTCAGCTGTACATACGGATTCCAATACGAACCGATGATATCCGATTGCTCGAACATGTTCTTGGCCGGTAAAATAAGGTCTGCCTCGTAAGCCGTATCGGTCATGAATTGCTCTACCACCACACGAAATTCTGCTTTGCGAAATGCCTTGCGAATGGAATTGGTATCCGGATTTTGCGAAAGAGGATTCCCTCTCTCCACCCAAATGAATTTCACTTCCGGATCTTTGATATTTAGTAAGTCTTCGCCCAATTTGGCTACGGATATTTTTCTGCGGAAACTAGGATGTTCACAACCCGGAAAGTAGGATTCCGGCTCTTTTAGATCATCGAAAATATAGCTTTGCAAATTGGCATAATGCCAACAGCCGCCTTTCCTGCCAATGTTTCCTGTTATCACCGAAAGGGCCAATAAACAACGGGTTGTCTGGCCGCCGTTTTCATATCGCTGCAAGCCATAACCCGGAATCAGAGTCATGGGTTTAATCGTTCCGATCTGCTTGGCCAGGCTGCGGATGGCATCTTCGGAAATCCGGCAAATCTGCGATACCTTTTCTATGGTGTAAGCTTCTACCCGCTTTTTGAACGGCTCGAAACCCAATACATTATTCTCTATAAATTCGTGATCGATCCAATCATTTTTGATGATTTCACGCGCCAGTCCCAAGGCCAAAGCCGCATCGGTTCCCGATTTTACCTGAAACAAAGAGTTGGCCCGTTCGGTAGATGGTGTTCTTCTGGGATCGATGACTACAAATTTCGCTCCTTTTTCCTGAGCTTTTTCGATAGGGATCATCTCCTGAATGTTCGTCTCGGCAGGATTCTTTCCCCACAAAACAATCAGCTTGGCATGTTCCAGATCCCAGGGAGCATTGTGTTTGTTGGCTCCCATAGTCAATCGGGTTGCCTCCAGTCCCGCAGGCCAGCACAAATTACCATAGGTGGTTGTAGCTCCTCCGAATAATTTCCAGAAGTTGATACTAACCCCATTCAACAATCCTGACATACCGCTTGATGCAAAATACAGGATGGAATGAGGACCGAAATTATCTTTGCAATGAGTCAGTTTTTCAGCAATGGTATCCAAAGCTTCCTCCCAGGAAATTCGTTCGTATTTTCCTTCAGCCACCCGCTTTTGCGGATATAAAATCCGGCTTTTTGAATTGGCTCGTTCCACATAAGCCAAACCTTTAATGCAAGGTCCTTCGGGGGTTGCCCGATTTTCAGTATGGGGTTCAATGCCTGTGACTGTATTGTTTTCTACCCGAACTTTTATGCTGCAGGTGCTGTAACAATTTCGCGGACAGGCAGAGGATATTAACTTCATGAGAGTGGATCGTTAAATTTGCCGAAAAATTACTCAAAAAATTGATGAAATCCTTATATCAAGGATCCTCTGACTGAAGCCAGAGGCAAAGAATGAATTTACAGATGATCTAGATTCATCAATTGTCCCCTACTTTAGCTGGGGCAATGCATTCAATACATCTTTTAAATCATTTAATTGCTGCAAATTGAACCTGATACTTTTCGTCGCGGAACAATATTCTTCCTCCTATCAACCAATCAGTCGCGACGGATTTCCATTATCGAAACCATCCCGGGGCGTTGCCCCGGGCTATTTTATATATGCCCTTCAGGCAATTCAATTATTATTTTGTCGAAAAACGTAGGGTCATGACATGTCATGACCATGTTAATTCATCATTCAAATTCAATCGTATAAACCAATCATATCGACAAACAAAACGGACACGACATGTCGTGTCCCTACACAATGCATTCAAATTATATTAGGCCTCAACCAGCATTTCCGCTCTCACAATCCCGGCCAAACGTTTTACACCTTCAATGGCTTTTTCGTTGTTCACGTATGAGAAATTTAGGCGCATGGTATTGTGTCCGCCGCCATCGCAATAAAAAACATTTCCAGTGACAAAGGCTACCTTTTTCTCAATGGCTTTGTGAAACAGATCCAAGGCTTCCATGTGCTCAGGAAGAGTAATAAACAGGAACATGCCACCTTCCGGACGCGTCCACTTCACCCCTTCGGGCATGTATTTTTCCAACTGCTCCAGCATCACATCCCTGCGCTGATGATACAGATCGATCGTTTTCTGCAGGTTGGTTTCGAACAAACCCGATTTCATGTAGCCAATGGCAATTTTCTGTACGAAAGTTGGTGTACACAAATCTGCTGATTGCTTGGCAATCACAATTTTCTCGTTGACATCTTTGGGTCCCAAAACCCATCCAATACGGAATCCCGGTGCAAATATTTTTGAGAATGTTCCCAAAGTCAATACATGATCATCATTGTCCAACTCATACATTAAGCGTTGATGTTTC is a genomic window containing:
- a CDS encoding molybdopterin-dependent oxidoreductase, with protein sequence MKLISSACPRNCYSTCSIKVRVENNTVTGIEPHTENRATPEGPCIKGLAYVERANSKSRILYPQKRVAEGKYERISWEEALDTIAEKLTHCKDNFGPHSILYFASSGMSGLLNGVSINFWKLFGGATTTYGNLCWPAGLEATRLTMGANKHNAPWDLEHAKLIVLWGKNPAETNIQEMIPIEKAQEKGAKFVVIDPRRTPSTERANSLFQVKSGTDAALALGLAREIIKNDWIDHEFIENNVLGFEPFKKRVEAYTIEKVSQICRISEDAIRSLAKQIGTIKPMTLIPGYGLQRYENGGQTTRCLLALSVITGNIGRKGGCWHYANLQSYIFDDLKEPESYFPGCEHPSFRRKISVAKLGEDLLNIKDPEVKFIWVERGNPLSQNPDTNSIRKAFRKAEFRVVVEQFMTDTAYEADLILPAKNMFEQSDIIGSYWNPYVQLKQKVLEPAGEVKPETEIYYLLAKRLGMDEAAISKNIPEPTDEAIEEYLNGFLTNFPELSLEALKKGPQLANSFEEIPFADHQFPTPSGKIELYSERAKELWGIDPLPEYVPLPVQKEFPLQLISPNSKNRIHSQFGNLEVIKQFEPEAYLYVHPLDAEAKGIANKEKVEIYNHQGKAEVRVQFDLGLRQGNVVLTNGHWAINGAAPNLFTTGKETDIGHGTAFHNTWVDIKRIKNY
- a CDS encoding 4Fe-4S dicluster domain-containing protein, whose translation is MNKNAFIFNTNKCVGCMACVAGCSIENGTDLQVNWREVNCHNSLKHPSLPVFHFSLACNHCEEAPCMKNCPALAYTRDEKTGAIIHHAEACIGCKYCTWACPYDAPKFNKNTQIVEKCNFCVDRISEGKRPACVEACPVGALEFGQKEITEEDYITPGFVNIGIKPSIQMIPLRDEHTTPAIENLDAVAISSEKLESYLPKAESKVSLDKEWTLVLFTLAVAGLVSWQAAHLFGKVEMSLIPFAIVSVLAIALTSLHIGKKLRMWRFILNLKGSWLSREIFSFSAFLGCTGLQIITQNQMIGYTAMAFGIFSLISVDRVYKFLKRKDGFVLHSGMVSTTAILFFAWLVAIPILIELIILAKGCLYIWRKVALKKKGIRYFPVLSLVRILCLLLSYILLDLEIVKILPISLIIIFAGEIIDRSEFYHESDIVTPMGELNDLLKKKGTA